One window from the genome of Sulfurimonas hongkongensis encodes:
- the aroC gene encoding chorismate synthase, translating to MNSFGSRLRYSTFGESHGVAIGCLLDGVPAGLKIDEAFIQSELDRRKPGKSEFETARKEDDKVEILSGTFEGYSTGTPIAMLIYNTNQKSKDYSNIKDIFRPGHADFTYFHKYGIRDYRGGGRSSARETAARVAAGAIAKLMLNELSIEVKSGISEVAGIKADIFDYESAKESIIYALDASKESAQKAAILKAKNSHDSVGGVSRIIIKNAPIGLGQPLYYKLDGVLADAMMGLNAVKAVEIGDGILSASIEGSQNNDEIRADGFKTNHSGGVLGGISNGEDIILNVYFKPTPSIFKEQETVTTTNKEVNFSLKGRHDPCVAIRGSIVCEAMAALVIADMLLLNMGSTMSGIKKYY from the coding sequence GTGAATAGTTTTGGAAGTAGGCTACGCTATAGCACTTTTGGAGAGTCTCACGGTGTGGCTATTGGATGTCTTCTTGATGGAGTTCCCGCAGGGCTCAAGATAGATGAAGCTTTTATCCAAAGTGAATTGGACCGTAGAAAACCTGGTAAGAGTGAGTTTGAGACAGCCAGAAAAGAGGATGACAAGGTTGAGATCTTAAGTGGTACTTTTGAAGGTTATAGTACGGGAACTCCTATAGCTATGCTTATCTACAACACAAACCAAAAATCAAAAGACTACTCAAATATTAAGGACATCTTTCGCCCAGGACATGCTGACTTTACTTATTTTCATAAGTACGGTATCAGAGACTATAGAGGCGGAGGACGAAGTTCGGCTAGAGAGACAGCGGCTAGAGTTGCAGCTGGGGCTATAGCAAAACTTATGCTCAATGAGCTTAGCATCGAAGTTAAAAGTGGTATTAGTGAAGTAGCTGGCATTAAGGCTGATATTTTTGATTATGAGAGTGCTAAAGAGAGCATTATTTATGCTCTTGATGCAAGCAAAGAGTCAGCCCAAAAGGCTGCTATCCTTAAAGCTAAAAATAGTCATGACTCAGTTGGTGGAGTATCTAGGATTATCATTAAAAATGCCCCTATCGGGCTTGGGCAACCGCTTTATTATAAACTAGATGGAGTTCTAGCAGATGCTATGATGGGGTTAAATGCAGTAAAAGCAGTTGAGATAGGTGATGGAATACTCAGTGCTTCTATAGAGGGTTCACAAAACAACGATGAGATAAGAGCAGATGGCTTTAAGACAAATCATTCAGGCGGAGTACTTGGTGGCATTAGCAATGGGGAAGATATTATTCTTAATGTTTACTTTAAACCAACACCATCTATCTTTAAAGAGCAAGAAACCGTAACTACTACAAATAAAGAGGTGAATTTTTCTCTAAAAGGGAGACACGACCCATGTGTAGCCATCAGAGGAAGCATAGTTTGTGAGGCAATGGCAGCATTAGTTATTGCAGATATGTTACTTTTAAATATGGGTTCAACAATGAGTGGTATTAAAAAATACTATTAA
- a CDS encoding MBL fold metallo-hydrolase, translating into MKIKIIILLSVIAFVISMPFIFNKSVTITNPSKLDADENFILYEWVEPRTGTNKEWDYNLKPVQVSDRVWCFFGAMEMPTKENAGDMSNSCYIKGTDSWIAWDTGPSYIFAKQAHAAMKKIADLPVKTVIVSHEHDDHWLGNNYYKETQGATIYGPKSINVNYLGFDEHTGKPNENTRDIPPQTRMIRALYQNAIRGTKLVPVDEYFDDTTEFTLHGVKMEYVKVGYAHSEEDWFLYLPDDKVVLVADVVMNGRVTSNRDGIVVGQLNALKAIKDRDWNHLVPGHGFITDKTAADEAVQYFTLLKDRVLEGIEEEIHPDMITKHVTLEEFRDKELYYLLSPGNVFRSYEELEMFDEDDLDSNDDEDEDDDE; encoded by the coding sequence ATGAAAATTAAAATCATAATTTTATTATCGGTAATTGCATTTGTTATATCTATGCCATTTATCTTTAATAAAAGCGTTACAATCACAAATCCTAGTAAGCTTGATGCAGATGAGAATTTTATTCTTTACGAATGGGTTGAACCGCGCACAGGTACGAATAAAGAGTGGGATTATAACCTAAAACCAGTACAGGTTAGCGACAGAGTGTGGTGTTTCTTTGGTGCTATGGAGATGCCAACTAAAGAGAATGCTGGTGATATGTCTAACAGTTGTTACATAAAAGGTACTGATAGTTGGATAGCATGGGACACTGGACCATCTTACATATTTGCTAAGCAAGCTCACGCGGCTATGAAAAAGATTGCTGACTTGCCTGTTAAAACGGTTATAGTAAGTCATGAGCATGATGATCACTGGTTAGGTAATAATTACTACAAAGAGACACAGGGTGCTACTATATATGGTCCAAAGTCTATTAATGTTAATTATCTTGGTTTTGATGAGCATACAGGTAAACCAAATGAAAATACTAGGGATATACCACCTCAAACTAGAATGATTAGAGCTCTTTATCAAAATGCAATTAGAGGCACTAAACTAGTTCCAGTTGATGAATATTTTGATGACACAACTGAATTTACACTTCATGGTGTTAAAATGGAGTATGTAAAAGTTGGTTATGCACACTCTGAAGAGGATTGGTTCTTATATCTTCCAGATGACAAGGTTGTCCTTGTGGCAGATGTTGTAATGAATGGTAGAGTAACTTCAAATCGCGATGGTATAGTTGTTGGTCAGTTAAATGCACTCAAAGCTATTAAAGATAGAGATTGGAATCACTTAGTTCCAGGGCATGGTTTTATAACCGATAAGACGGCTGCTGATGAGGCTGTTCAATATTTTACTCTTTTAAAAGATAGAGTTTTAGAGGGTATTGAAGAAGAGATACATCCGGATATGATTACTAAACATGTAACTCTTGAAGAGTTTAGAGACAAAGAGTTGTATTACCTTCTAAGCCCAGGTAATGTTTTTAGATCTTATGAAGAACTAGAAATGTTTGATGAAGACGACTTAGACTCTAATGATGACGAAGACGAAGATGACGACGAGTAA
- a CDS encoding YeiH family protein translates to MSFSKQNRKGTLSGVIFVAIFAAAATLVADLKFVSSLGISPLVIGIVMGIFYANTLHNQTPNEWRRGITFSAKKVLRFAIVFYGFRITFQQIAEVGIDGFMVSLIMLTTTFILGIYLGVKVFKMDRDTSMLTAAGASVCGAAAVLATEPVLKAQEHKTAVAVSMVVLFGTIAMFLYPLLYSAGIFDMTSREFGIYVGGTIHEVAQVVAVPASIPGADAEMANDAIIVKMTRVIMIAPMLIILGIYLSYTAKREGGETGGIKLVIPWFAVYFVAMAGFNSLEIVPQNIVDVINDIDTFLLTMAMTALGMGTRFSMFKGLGLAPLYTAFGMFVWLVVGGYFITKWVVATF, encoded by the coding sequence ATGTCATTTTCAAAGCAAAATCGTAAAGGCACCCTAAGCGGAGTAATTTTTGTAGCAATTTTTGCAGCAGCAGCTACGCTAGTAGCAGACTTAAAATTTGTAAGCTCTTTGGGGATTTCACCCTTAGTTATTGGTATAGTTATGGGCATATTTTATGCAAATACACTCCATAATCAAACCCCAAATGAGTGGCGGAGAGGCATCACCTTTAGCGCTAAAAAGGTTTTAAGATTTGCCATTGTGTTTTACGGTTTTCGCATCACTTTTCAGCAGATTGCTGAGGTTGGCATTGATGGCTTTATGGTCTCACTTATTATGCTTACAACTACTTTTATACTAGGAATTTACTTAGGTGTAAAAGTTTTTAAGATGGATAGAGATACTTCGATGCTAACAGCAGCTGGTGCATCTGTTTGTGGAGCAGCTGCGGTTTTAGCGACCGAACCAGTTTTAAAAGCACAAGAGCATAAGACGGCAGTTGCAGTTTCTATGGTTGTACTGTTTGGAACTATAGCTATGTTTTTGTATCCGCTTTTATATAGTGCTGGCATCTTTGATATGACATCAAGAGAGTTTGGTATCTATGTTGGTGGAACTATCCATGAAGTAGCACAAGTTGTAGCAGTTCCAGCGTCCATTCCCGGAGCAGATGCTGAGATGGCAAACGATGCAATTATAGTTAAAATGACAAGAGTTATTATGATAGCTCCAATGCTTATCATTCTTGGCATCTATCTATCTTATACTGCAAAAAGAGAGGGTGGAGAAACAGGTGGTATTAAACTTGTTATCCCTTGGTTTGCTGTCTATTTTGTAGCTATGGCGGGCTTTAACTCTTTAGAAATAGTTCCCCAAAATATTGTAGATGTTATAAATGACATAGATACATTTTTGCTAACGATGGCTATGACTGCACTTGGAATGGGTACACGATTTTCAATGTTTAAAGGCTTAGGATTAGCACCGCTCTATACAGCTTTTGGAATGTTTGTGTGGCTTGTTGTAGGTGGTTACTTTATCACAAAATGGGTCGTAGCTACCTTTTAA
- a CDS encoding c-type cytochrome encodes MFKLDHKSILIGASAVASVALLFTGCLSSSSSTNEATSAKAKENILTGPYAGKMGAIDGGVIYPRENGMYTAYVLNEQSTKGINHGRPATANEIKAWDLDALPDGSGLPEGEGSVEEGDELYEAQCASCHGDFGGGGHGYPALAGGNQSKDENGVIITLKNQREYGKTEAPKRTVGTYWPVATTLFTYIRDAMPYATPKSLSNDEVYAITAYILAQNYIKIDGEVMDEEYVLNAEKLAKVVLPNRDGFYPNIDGPTGPADVKAFYADRAKNIGAGVRCMTDCKDPGGQDGKTEAKVVRIAYEMTDVSPPYSTVRDLPPEVEDATISKAEKMYNDSCKLCHATDNMGAPALGDVEAWRAVTKKGIDEVVKNSINGVGGMPPKGGNADLTQSEIRSIVEFMIDSSK; translated from the coding sequence ATGTTCAAGTTAGATCATAAATCTATTTTAATAGGAGCATCTGCTGTTGCAAGTGTAGCGCTTCTTTTTACAGGGTGTTTATCTTCATCGTCAAGTACTAATGAAGCAACTTCTGCAAAGGCTAAAGAAAACATTTTAACTGGACCGTATGCTGGGAAAATGGGTGCCATAGATGGTGGTGTTATTTATCCTAGAGAAAACGGAATGTATACAGCTTATGTTCTAAATGAACAAAGCACAAAAGGCATAAATCACGGTAGACCTGCCACAGCCAATGAGATAAAAGCATGGGACTTGGATGCACTACCAGATGGTTCAGGTTTACCTGAGGGTGAAGGTTCTGTTGAAGAAGGCGATGAGCTTTATGAGGCTCAGTGTGCATCTTGTCATGGTGACTTTGGCGGTGGTGGACACGGCTATCCAGCACTAGCAGGCGGTAATCAATCTAAAGATGAAAATGGAGTTATTATCACGCTTAAAAATCAAAGAGAGTATGGGAAAACAGAGGCACCAAAAAGAACCGTTGGTACTTATTGGCCTGTAGCTACTACACTCTTTACATATATTAGAGATGCTATGCCATATGCAACTCCTAAAAGCTTAAGCAATGATGAAGTTTATGCTATTACAGCTTATATATTGGCTCAAAACTATATAAAGATTGATGGCGAAGTGATGGATGAGGAGTATGTTCTAAATGCAGAAAAACTTGCAAAAGTAGTTCTTCCAAATAGAGATGGGTTTTATCCAAATATCGATGGCCCAACAGGTCCAGCTGATGTAAAAGCATTTTATGCAGATCGTGCTAAAAATATTGGTGCTGGTGTAAGATGTATGACTGACTGTAAAGATCCAGGTGGTCAAGATGGTAAGACTGAAGCTAAAGTTGTAAGAATAGCTTACGAAATGACAGATGTTAGTCCTCCATATTCAACAGTTAGAGATTTACCACCTGAGGTTGAAGACGCAACCATATCTAAAGCTGAAAAAATGTACAATGATTCATGTAAGCTGTGTCACGCAACTGATAACATGGGAGCACCAGCTCTTGGAGATGTAGAAGCATGGCGTGCAGTTACAAAAAAAGGTATTGATGAAGTGGTAAAAAACTCTATCAATGGTGTAGGTGGTATGCCTCCAAAAGGTGGTAATGCTGACTTAACACAATCGGAAATTAGATCAATAGTCGAATTTATGATAGATTCAAGTAAGTAA
- a CDS encoding NAD(P)/FAD-dependent oxidoreductase → MDYKYINNMLSKMDKDLSSKGMTRRDAMKLAGISGASFMLGGTSLEALEKEQKPISKSGVDAKIVIVGGGLAGMSTAARLTLNIKNPDITVIEPNKQSVSYQPGQTLVAAGIWDADEISYNRDDFVPEGTKIIEDKVIDFDPMNNQVTTAKGQVIDYDYLVVATGLQLDFERIEGLEHAGRAYSTGDNSRLHKAIGEDSGICSIYTAEGATKTWEQMQKYIDKAKNAKNGKKVQFLFTHPSTPIKCGGAPKKIMYLTNARLKEAGARENAELTMYPNGGTMFGVPEYHDAIHEQFKREGFKWHYRHNLVGVEPENKIAIFDSQWQEKGPYDPIMKDFEVISKHEKIRVPYDFLHITPAAVAPREVAESDIGSAKGWVPVNKETLQHIKFKNVFSLGDIAQVPMGKTGGSIRKQYKVLVDNLIAQMEGKKLPSKYAGYTVCPLITDIGTVMLAEFDWTVRPTPSFPLDPLVERWIFWLMKVYALKPMTMYGMLSGKA, encoded by the coding sequence ATGGATTATAAATATATTAATAATATGTTATCGAAGATGGACAAAGATCTATCTTCAAAGGGGATGACAAGGAGAGACGCCATGAAATTAGCAGGTATCTCAGGTGCAAGTTTTATGTTGGGTGGTACTAGTCTTGAAGCGTTGGAAAAAGAACAAAAACCAATATCTAAATCAGGGGTAGATGCTAAGATTGTAATCGTTGGTGGAGGGCTTGCTGGAATGAGTACGGCTGCTAGACTAACTCTTAATATTAAGAACCCAGATATTACTGTTATTGAGCCTAATAAGCAGTCTGTATCTTATCAACCAGGTCAAACGCTAGTTGCTGCTGGTATTTGGGATGCAGATGAAATCTCTTATAACAGAGATGATTTTGTGCCAGAGGGTACAAAGATAATTGAAGATAAAGTTATAGATTTTGACCCAATGAACAATCAAGTAACTACTGCAAAAGGGCAAGTGATTGATTATGATTATTTAGTTGTAGCTACTGGTTTACAACTTGATTTTGAAAGAATTGAAGGGCTAGAGCATGCTGGTCGCGCCTACTCAACTGGAGATAATTCAAGACTTCATAAAGCTATAGGTGAGGATAGTGGTATATGTTCAATCTATACAGCTGAGGGTGCTACTAAAACTTGGGAGCAGATGCAAAAATACATCGATAAAGCTAAAAATGCAAAAAATGGTAAAAAAGTGCAATTTCTTTTTACGCACCCAAGTACACCTATTAAGTGTGGTGGTGCTCCAAAGAAAATTATGTATCTTACAAATGCGAGACTCAAAGAGGCAGGTGCTAGAGAAAATGCAGAGCTTACCATGTATCCAAATGGTGGAACTATGTTTGGCGTACCTGAATATCATGATGCTATCCACGAACAGTTTAAAAGAGAGGGCTTTAAGTGGCACTACAGACACAATCTTGTAGGTGTTGAGCCAGAAAATAAGATAGCTATTTTTGATTCTCAATGGCAAGAAAAAGGACCTTATGATCCTATTATGAAAGATTTTGAAGTTATTTCCAAGCATGAAAAAATAAGAGTTCCATATGACTTCTTACACATAACTCCAGCTGCTGTAGCTCCAAGAGAAGTGGCAGAATCTGATATAGGTTCAGCTAAAGGATGGGTTCCTGTAAACAAAGAAACTCTTCAACATATCAAATTCAAAAATGTGTTCTCGCTTGGTGATATTGCACAAGTGCCAATGGGAAAAACAGGTGGATCTATAAGAAAACAGTATAAAGTGCTTGTAGATAACTTAATAGCTCAGATGGAGGGTAAAAAATTACCTTCAAAATATGCTGGTTATACAGTTTGTCCGCTTATTACAGATATCGGTACAGTTATGTTAGCTGAGTTTGATTGGACTGTTAGACCAACGCCATCATTCCCACTAGATCCACTAGTAGAGAGATGGATATTTTGGTTAATGAAAGTCTATGCTCTTAAACCAATGACAATGTACGGAATGCTCTCCGGTAAAGCGTAA
- the rnhA gene encoding ribonuclease HI yields MKKITLFSDGSALGNPGPGGYGVILRYGDKEKEIVGSESHTTNNRMELLGVIEGLRALTEECEVEIISDSSYVVKGINEWLCSWIKRDFKKVKNPDLWRDYMEVSKPHKISAIWVRGHDGHEENERCDKLARDEAEKIKASL; encoded by the coding sequence GTGAAGAAAATAACTCTTTTCAGTGATGGAAGTGCTTTGGGCAATCCAGGACCAGGCGGTTATGGTGTCATCCTTAGATATGGTGATAAAGAGAAAGAGATAGTAGGTTCAGAATCTCACACCACTAACAATAGAATGGAACTTTTAGGTGTTATAGAGGGGCTCCGTGCTTTAACAGAAGAGTGCGAAGTAGAGATAATTTCAGACTCTTCTTATGTTGTAAAGGGCATTAATGAGTGGCTTTGTAGCTGGATCAAAAGGGACTTTAAAAAAGTTAAAAATCCAGACCTTTGGAGAGATTATATGGAAGTTTCAAAACCTCATAAGATAAGTGCTATATGGGTTCGAGGTCACGATGGGCATGAAGAAAATGAGAGATGCGACAAACTAGCGCGCGATGAAGCAGAAAAAATAAAAGCTTCACTTTAG
- the rnc gene encoding ribonuclease III: MSRNIEALEETLGYRFKDKQLIIEALTHKSYKQPYDNERLEFLGDAVLDLIVGEYLFHKFKKSDEGKLSKIRASLVNETGFDKLARSLNLGEYIFLSNAEENNGGRDKPSLLSNAFEAVIGAIYLEAGLQKVQSIAIKLIEKNHKEISLDSLFSDYKTTLQELTQARFGITPEYKVVASRGPDHQKEFEVAVFIEDKEYARSCGKSKKIAQQEAAKQAVEMLNKGDASE; encoded by the coding sequence ATGAGCAGGAATATAGAGGCTCTAGAGGAAACTTTAGGCTACAGATTTAAAGATAAACAGCTCATTATCGAAGCGCTGACACATAAAAGCTACAAACAGCCCTACGATAATGAGCGACTAGAATTTTTAGGCGATGCAGTTTTGGATTTAATAGTCGGTGAGTATCTTTTTCATAAATTTAAAAAATCAGATGAGGGTAAACTCTCTAAGATTAGAGCCTCCCTTGTAAATGAGACAGGCTTTGATAAGCTTGCAAGGTCACTAAATCTTGGAGAGTATATATTTTTATCTAATGCAGAAGAAAATAATGGTGGAAGAGATAAGCCATCACTGCTCTCAAACGCTTTTGAAGCTGTTATTGGAGCTATATATCTTGAAGCTGGTCTGCAAAAAGTCCAGAGTATTGCTATAAAACTAATAGAGAAAAATCATAAAGAGATATCTCTTGACTCACTATTTAGTGATTATAAAACAACACTTCAAGAGCTAACTCAAGCGAGATTTGGCATCACTCCAGAGTACAAAGTTGTAGCGAGTCGCGGACCTGACCATCAAAAAGAGTTTGAGGTTGCGGTTTTTATAGAAGATAAAGAGTACGCTAGAAGTTGTGGCAAGAGTAAAAAAATAGCACAACAAGAAGCAGCTAAACAGGCTGTGGAGATGCTAAATAAAGGAGATGCAAGTGAATAG
- the soxC gene encoding sulfite dehydrogenase, which translates to MDKAFKSEESTSVSRRDFFKRTASVSAVAAVSILAPGALLADDENIIHHTKWGTTLGDECNYNPYGLPSKYEHNIVRRTSPLMSSAGDMHAAISMSPLHELSGIITPNGLHFTRTHNGVAQVDPNKFRLMIHGLVDKTIVLTLDELKRYPSESRILFLECPSNGAAEWKGPQFGSLQFVKGMMSCAEWTGVRLKTILDELGLKPNARWMLAEGSDGSEMSRTVPVEKVLDDAMIVWAQNGEALRPEQGYPVRLMLPGWEANLCVKWLKRLEFGEDPWYAKEETSKYTVLTPSGRAIQHFYANEVNSIITSPCPEKPWTDLKVGDLVEIEGLAWTGHGTITNVDISFDGGKNWTEAHLKGLVLPKAWTRFSYMYRYEGKPLLLQSRAVDDSNNVQPTVNQEKKVVGVEGVYHRNAICTWEVTDKGEVNNVQVRS; encoded by the coding sequence GTGGATAAAGCATTCAAATCAGAAGAATCAACATCTGTTAGCAGAAGAGATTTCTTTAAAAGAACAGCATCTGTAAGTGCAGTTGCCGCTGTAAGTATTTTAGCACCGGGTGCACTACTTGCTGACGATGAAAACATTATACATCACACTAAGTGGGGGACTACTTTAGGAGATGAGTGTAACTATAATCCTTATGGATTACCATCTAAGTATGAGCACAACATAGTAAGAAGAACCTCTCCTCTTATGTCATCGGCTGGAGATATGCACGCTGCTATATCTATGTCGCCTTTGCATGAGTTAAGTGGTATTATCACTCCAAATGGCTTACACTTTACTCGTACTCACAATGGTGTAGCTCAAGTTGATCCAAATAAGTTTAGACTAATGATTCATGGACTTGTGGACAAGACAATTGTTCTTACTTTAGATGAACTAAAAAGATATCCAAGTGAGAGTAGAATTCTATTTTTAGAGTGTCCATCAAATGGGGCTGCTGAGTGGAAAGGTCCACAATTTGGTTCTTTACAATTTGTAAAAGGAATGATGAGTTGTGCAGAGTGGACAGGCGTTCGTTTAAAAACTATACTTGATGAGTTAGGTCTAAAACCAAACGCTAGATGGATGCTTGCAGAGGGAAGTGATGGCTCAGAAATGAGTAGAACTGTTCCTGTTGAAAAAGTTTTAGATGATGCTATGATAGTTTGGGCTCAAAATGGTGAGGCACTGCGTCCTGAGCAGGGTTATCCAGTTCGTTTAATGTTGCCGGGTTGGGAAGCTAACCTTTGTGTCAAGTGGCTAAAAAGACTAGAGTTTGGTGAAGATCCATGGTATGCGAAGGAAGAGACTTCTAAATATACTGTATTAACTCCAAGTGGTAGAGCTATTCAGCATTTCTATGCAAATGAAGTAAACTCTATTATTACATCTCCATGTCCTGAAAAGCCTTGGACTGATCTTAAAGTTGGAGATTTAGTCGAAATAGAAGGTTTAGCATGGACTGGTCACGGAACAATAACAAATGTTGATATAAGTTTTGATGGTGGAAAAAATTGGACAGAGGCACACCTTAAAGGTTTAGTCCTTCCAAAAGCTTGGACTAGATTCTCATATATGTATAGATATGAAGGAAAACCGTTATTGCTTCAGAGTCGTGCAGTTGATGATAGTAACAATGTTCAACCTACAGTAAATCAAGAAAAGAAAGTTGTTGGTGTTGAGGGTGTTTATCATAGAAATGCAATCTGTACTTGGGAAGTGACTGATAAAGGGGAGGTGAACAATGTTCAAGTTAGATCATAA
- a CDS encoding c-type cytochrome produces the protein MKKIILCAIVASATLLAADSASVYKSGVLLPANGEAIYKQDCIQCHGADGKQTTDSGFSRIVYSPINGLDAAKLAKELKDYRYGSVNKYGYGQLMKSTLVDLSYEEIDALAEYISTNMK, from the coding sequence ATGAAAAAAATCATTCTTTGCGCGATAGTAGCGAGTGCTACTTTATTGGCTGCAGATAGTGCATCAGTGTACAAATCAGGGGTGTTGTTACCGGCAAACGGTGAAGCGATTTATAAACAAGACTGTATTCAATGTCATGGTGCAGATGGGAAGCAAACAACAGATTCAGGATTTTCTAGAATTGTATATTCGCCAATTAATGGGCTAGATGCTGCTAAACTAGCAAAAGAGCTAAAAGACTACAGATATGGAAGTGTTAATAAGTATGGTTATGGCCAATTAATGAAAAGCACATTAGTAGATCTTTCTTATGAAGAGATAGATGCTCTTGCTGAGTACATTAGCACTAATATGAAATAG
- the soxZ gene encoding thiosulfate oxidation carrier complex protein SoxZ, which produces MAKMKIKAKEKKGVVKVKAMFTSLMADKEEAIKKGISPSYIRYITAKANDKIVYEVTTSGFMSENPLVKFEFKGAKKGDKITFTTVDNENKTETSSKKIK; this is translated from the coding sequence ATGGCAAAGATGAAAATTAAGGCAAAAGAAAAAAAAGGCGTTGTTAAAGTAAAGGCGATGTTTACGAGCTTGATGGCTGACAAAGAAGAAGCGATCAAAAAAGGAATAAGCCCTTCATATATCAGATACATTACAGCTAAGGCTAACGATAAGATAGTATATGAGGTTACCACAAGTGGCTTTATGTCTGAAAACCCGCTTGTAAAGTTTGAGTTCAAGGGAGCTAAAAAAGGTGATAAAATTACTTTTACTACAGTAGACAATGAAAATAAAACGGAAACAAGCAGTAAAAAAATCAAATAG
- a CDS encoding tetratricopeptide repeat protein, translated as MNSFFIEFRDPLFGIIVFFVLVFVVAFFSYWWARFRTKEDHRHLDKFLRGFRTLPSKGELKVLISKGELPEKSWLLLAHSYFKNGDYEKCIEIYSELLSVGSKKNYRETLFLLGRTYFRAGFLERAKEIFLKILQNNPRTPQALAYLLLAYEYMREYSLALEVLEPLDELKKDIKKDSVYLRILALLNDAKISTDDKLKNLVEIYKEERILSRMVFEYLFSKDANLAWQNLDVSKCEMISDVLWRLDKKDLNLDIITQNGYLRELYTARGDVDLAKSSSVFELDVLINLNKKTNATLSFEYICDNCKVLAPFAFNRCSSCHAIDTSRIEINLTKDYHRNFSEENNSFQ; from the coding sequence ATGAATAGCTTTTTTATAGAGTTTCGTGATCCCCTTTTTGGCATCATAGTGTTTTTTGTACTTGTTTTTGTGGTTGCTTTTTTTTCTTACTGGTGGGCAAGGTTTAGAACCAAAGAAGATCATCGCCATCTTGATAAGTTTTTAAGAGGATTTCGCACACTTCCATCAAAGGGCGAGCTAAAAGTTCTTATCTCAAAGGGTGAACTGCCTGAGAAATCATGGCTACTTTTGGCACACTCTTACTTTAAAAATGGCGATTATGAAAAGTGTATAGAGATTTATAGCGAGCTCTTAAGTGTTGGAAGCAAAAAAAACTATAGAGAAACACTCTTTTTACTAGGAAGAACTTACTTTAGAGCTGGTTTTCTTGAACGTGCAAAAGAGATATTTTTAAAGATACTACAAAACAATCCAAGAACTCCCCAGGCTCTTGCATACTTGCTTCTAGCTTATGAGTATATGAGAGAGTATTCTTTGGCCCTTGAAGTACTTGAGCCATTGGATGAATTGAAAAAGGATATAAAAAAAGATAGCGTTTACCTAAGAATTTTAGCACTTTTAAATGATGCTAAAATAAGCACAGATGATAAGTTAAAAAATCTTGTAGAGATCTACAAAGAAGAGAGGATACTCTCTCGTATGGTTTTTGAGTATCTTTTTAGTAAAGACGCAAACCTTGCTTGGCAAAATCTTGATGTATCTAAGTGCGAGATGATAAGCGATGTGCTTTGGCGATTAGATAAAAAAGATTTGAATTTAGATATAATTACACAAAATGGCTATCTAAGGGAGCTTTATACGGCTAGAGGCGATGTTGATTTAGCTAAAAGTAGCTCAGTGTTTGAGCTTGATGTGTTGATAAACTTAAACAAAAAAACAAATGCCACACTTAGTTTTGAGTATATTTGTGATAATTGCAAGGTGCTAGCTCCCTTTGCATTTAATAGATGTAGCAGTTGTCACGCTATAGATACCTCACGCATCGAGATAAATTTAACTAAAGATTATCATAGGAATTTTAGTGAAGAAAATAACTCTTTTCAGTGA
- a CDS encoding thiosulfate oxidation carrier protein SoxY, whose amino-acid sequence MDRRKFLGVGLAAFVAIVAPGTDLRAVDFRKTKPKAWEVEKTVDGIKALYGNGELKTSKKLSFKAPKLAENGGSIPITIKSSLDLESVALFQDANPRCLTCVFSVPEGAIIDYDFRIKLRQTAVVTVVGKERGTGNLYTASKEIDVSIGGCGG is encoded by the coding sequence ATGGATAGAAGAAAATTTTTAGGCGTAGGTCTTGCAGCTTTTGTTGCAATTGTTGCACCAGGAACAGATTTAAGAGCAGTAGACTTTAGAAAAACTAAGCCAAAAGCATGGGAAGTAGAAAAAACAGTTGATGGTATTAAAGCCCTTTATGGTAATGGCGAATTAAAAACAAGTAAAAAATTATCATTTAAGGCTCCAAAGCTAGCTGAAAATGGTGGTTCAATTCCAATCACGATCAAGTCGTCATTAGATTTGGAATCAGTAGCACTTTTTCAAGATGCGAATCCTAGATGTTTAACTTGTGTATTCTCTGTACCTGAGGGTGCTATTATAGATTATGATTTTAGAATTAAATTAAGACAAACTGCAGTTGTTACTGTTGTTGGTAAAGAGAGAGGTACAGGTAACTTATATACTGCATCAAAAGAGATAGATGTGTCTATTGGTGGTTGTGGAGGTTGA